The Malus domestica chromosome 10, GDT2T_hap1 genome contains a region encoding:
- the LOC139189021 gene encoding disease resistance-like protein DSC1, which produces MEHLKFLSLKGTAVKELPSSIEFLSHLLIIDLKNCQRFMSLPKSICKLKSLWKLNLKECCRFNCFPEILEPMERLEFLSLRRTAVKELPSSIENLIGLETLDLRLCKKLEFVPSSIYNLNCLRTLSFDGCSKLKKLPSSSFGLNDLEEATLSYSGILEIPDRLVCLTSLRGLDLRGTMVKWIPASIKQASRLSCLLLNNCKSLQSLPELPGVRWLEAHGCTSLGKVSSLRTQLVQGRDDYEHGVYGRIPEKLIFSGCLKLDENARNSIMDDAHLRILRMAASHNAESLDGNSLVTIVCPGNEIPNWFGAQNEGSSINIRLPPNCFGSDFLGFVFSLLVEFDNYNVEQGLEFGCKSTLKGNSGKSHEFSCRLCDRLWGETQGEESNGYNFNSDHVFVWYNTFDLVGGAQCSTALHNGVTEASVEFYPKDHHDRPLNSYTVKVKRCGVRLLYAEDTK; this is translated from the coding sequence ATGGAACATCTGAAGTTTCTTTCATTAAAGGGAACAGCAGTTAAAGAGCTACCTTCATCAATCGAatttctctctcatctcctaATCATTGACTTGAAAAATTGCCAAAGATTCATGAGTCTCCCGAAGAGCATTTGTAAGTTGAAATCCCTTTGGAAGCTTAACCTGAAAGAGTGCTGTAGATTCAACTGTTTCCCTGAAATCTTGGAGCCTATGGAACGTCTAGAGTTTCTTAGTTTAAGAAGGACAGCAGTTAAAGAGCTGCCCTCATCAATCGAAAATCTAATTGGGCTTGAAACATTAGATCTCCGTCTGTGCAAGAAGCTTGAGTTTGTCCCAAGCAGCATCTACAATTTAAACTGTCTTAGAACTCTCAGTTTTGATGGCTGTTCTAAACTTAAAAAATTGCCTTCATCCTCATTTGGCTTGAACGATTTGGAAGAAGCAACTCTCAGTTATTCCGGTATATTAGAAATCCCTGATCGCCTCGTTTGCTTAACCTCATTACGAGGATTAGATCTAAGAGGAACCATGGTTAAGTGGATACCAGCAAGCATCAAACAAGCTTCTCGGCTGTCTTGCCTGTTGTTAAATAATTGCAAAAGCCTTCAATCTTTACCCGAGCTCCCAGGGGTACGTTGGCTGGAAGCACATGGTTGCACTTCTCTGGGGAAAGTGTCAAGTTTAAGGACTCAACTTGTACAAGGTCGTGATGATTATGAACATGGAGTTTATGGTAGGATCCCCGAGAAACTTATATTTTCTGGTTGCTTGAAATTGGATGAGAATGCGCGGAACAGCATAATGGACGACGCACATCTTCGAATTTTGCGAATGGCGGCGTCACACAATGCGGAATCGTTGGATGGAAATTCTTTAGTTACCATTGTATGTCCAGGAAATGAAATTCCTAATTGGTTCGGAGCTCAAAATGAGGGATCTTCGATAAATATCCGTCTTCCTCCAAATTGTTTTGGGTCAGACTTCTTGGGCTTCGTTTTCTCTCTTCTTGTTGAATTTGACAACTATAATGTTGAACAAGGATTGGAGTTCGGATGTAAATCCACACTCAAAGGGAATAGTGGTAAAAGCCATGAATTTAGCTGTCGTTTGTGTGATCGACTGTGGGGTGAAACCCAAGGTGAAGAAAGCAACGGCTACAATTTCAATTCGGACCACGTGTTTGTGTGGTATAATACATTTGACCTTGTGGGGGGAGCACAATGCTCTACTGCTCTTCACAATGGTGTCACTGAGGCATCTGTTGAGTTCTACCCCAAAGATCATCATGACAGACCGCTTAACTCATACACAGTGAAGGTAAAAAGGTGTGGAGTCCGCCTGTTGTATGCTGAAGATACTAAGTAA
- the LOC103417123 gene encoding protein SUPPRESSOR OF npr1-1, CONSTITUTIVE 1-like: MPHILVDQLWKKGQNLMSLKVLDLSYSSNLTEIPNLSQCLKIEYINLFGCTSLVEIPSYFRFLDKLTYVQLGWCKSLNYLLEMPGNIEFLSLQSSGIKELPLSVWSNERISEFNIEDCKELEKLPSSTCNLKVSGTFSLDHCLSLGKFSELPKDISVLDLARTSTKLLPVSSMAHLFSLTTVKLKDCQKLGSLPIGICKLNSLKELDLTGCSRFKYFPVILDPKEHLEFLSSEETAIKELHSTIEFLPVLKTFQLKGCKRLESLPTSICKLKCLEGLDLSGCSRFEYFPEILEPMEHLEFLCFKGTAVKKLPCSIDNLIGLQTLDPIFAGTLRLSQAASTI; the protein is encoded by the exons ATGCCCCACATCCTAGTTGATCAACTTTGGAAGAAAGGCCAG AATCTTATGAGCTTAAAAGTGCTTGATCTTAGTTACTCTAGCAATTTGACTGAAATTCCAAATCTCTCTCAGTGTTTGAAGATTGAGTATATAAATCTTTTTGGTTGTACAAGTTTGGTTGAAATTCCTTCGTATTTTCGATTTCTAGACAAGCTTACTTATGTTCAACTGGGATGGTGCAAGAGTCTCAATTATCTCCTAGAGATGCCAGGCAATATCGAATTCTTAAGTTTACAAAGCTCTGGTATAAAGGAGTTGCCATTATCAGTTTGGTCTAATGAAAGAATTTCTGAGTTTAATATTGAGGATTGTAAAGAACTTGAGAAACTTCCAAGCAGCACTTGTAATCTGAAAGTCTCTGGTACTTTTAGTCTAGATCACTGCTTATCTCTTGGCAAGTTTTCCGAGCTTCCCAAGGATATTAGTGTGTTAGATTTGGCTAGGACATCAACAAAATTATTGCCTGTATCATCAATGGCGCACCTCTTTAGTCTCACTACAGTTAAACTAAAGGATTGCCAAAAGCTTGGGAGTCTCCCAATTGGCATTTGCAAGTTGAATTCTCTTAAGGAACTCGATCTCACTGGTTGCTCTAGATTTAAATACTTCCCAGTCATCTTGGATCCAAAGGAACATTTGGAGTTTCTTAGTTCAGAAGAAACAGCTATTAAAGAGCTACACTCGACAATCGAATTTCTCCCTgttctcaaaacatttcaattaaAAGGTTGCAAAAGGCTTGAAAGTCTCCCAACGAGCATTTGTAAGTTGAAATGTCTTGAGGGACTTGATCTCTCTGGTTGCTCTAGATTCGAATACTTCCCAGAAATATTGGAGCCAATGGAACATCTGGAGTTTCTTTGTTTCAAAGGGACTGCGGTTAAAAAGCTTCCTTGTTCGATTGATAATCTAATTGGGCTTCAAACATTAGATCCCATCTTTGCGGGAACTTTGAGGTTGTCCCAAGCAGCATCTACAATTTAA